In the genome of Pseudomonadota bacterium, the window CTCATATCCGGAATGTGGCGCAGCGATATCTGACTGGTGACCTCGCGTCGAATGAAGCCACGCGCGCTGTTCAGGCCCGCGATGGCGTCCTCCCGCTCCTGCGCCTCGCCCATGACACTCACGTAGACGCGGGCATGGCGAAGATCGGGCGAGACTTCGACATCGGTCACCGTGACGAAGCCCACACGAGGGTCCTTGACCTGGGGAATGATCTGCGAGGTCACCTGCCGCAGGAGGTTGCGCACGCGATCGAGGCGATGGCTGCCCATCAGTCGCGTGCCTTCTCCTCCATCTTGTAGGCCTCGATGATGTCGCCCTTCTGGAAGTTCGGGAAGCGCTCGATGGAGATGCCGCACTCGTATCCTGCGGCAACTTCCTTCGCGTCGTCCTTGAACCGCTTGAGCGAATCGATCTTGCCCTCAAAGGCCACCACGCCGTCTCGCAGCACGCGGACGTCGCAGT includes:
- the rbfA gene encoding 30S ribosome-binding factor RbfA, with the translated sequence MGSHRLDRVRNLLRQVTSQIIPQVKDPRVGFVTVTDVEVSPDLRHARVYVSVMGEAQEREDAIAGLNSARGFIRREVTSQISLRHIPDM